A window of the Virgibacillus pantothenticus genome harbors these coding sequences:
- the ndk gene encoding nucleoside-diphosphate kinase, whose protein sequence is MEKTFLMVKPDGVQRNLIGDIVSRFEAKGFKLAGAKLMTISTELAEKHYAEHKERPFFGELVEFITSGPVFAMAWEGENVIATAREMMGKTNPTEALPGTIRGDYGMTVGKNIIHGSDSAESAERELALFFKAEELIDYMKQDATWIY, encoded by the coding sequence ATGGAAAAAACATTTTTGATGGTTAAACCAGATGGTGTTCAACGTAATCTAATCGGCGATATCGTTAGTCGATTCGAAGCAAAAGGTTTTAAATTAGCTGGAGCAAAGCTGATGACCATTTCAACCGAATTAGCTGAAAAGCACTATGCAGAACATAAAGAACGCCCTTTCTTTGGGGAACTGGTGGAATTTATTACGTCTGGTCCAGTATTTGCCATGGCTTGGGAAGGTGAAAATGTAATCGCAACCGCAAGAGAAATGATGGGCAAAACCAATCCAACAGAAGCATTACCTGGAACGATTCGCGGAGACTATGGAATGACTGTTGGTAAAAATATTATTCACGGTTCTGATTCTGCTGAAAGCGCTGAACGAGAACTTGCTTTATTTTTCAAAGCTGAAGAGCTAATTGATTATATGAAACAAGATGCCACTTGGATTTACTAA
- the mtrB gene encoding trp RNA-binding attenuation protein MtrB, with product MDKLGVSSDFFVIKALEDGVQVIGLTRGNDTRFHHSEKLDQGEIMIAQFTEHTSAVKVRGKALIQTSHGEIENK from the coding sequence ATGGATAAACTAGGTGTTTCATCTGATTTTTTTGTCATCAAAGCATTGGAAGATGGCGTACAAGTAATTGGATTAACGAGAGGAAACGATACCCGTTTTCATCATTCGGAGAAACTGGATCAGGGAGAAATTATGATTGCACAGTTTACAGAACATACATCAGCCGTTAAAGTACGAGGCAAAGCCTTAATTCAAACGAGTCACGGTGAAATTGAAAATAAGTAA
- the hepT gene encoding heptaprenyl diphosphate synthase component II: MKLARAYGYLKKDLNEIEQTINDVVQAKHPVLRQASTQLLQAGGKRIRPVFVLLAGQMGEYDLERLKTVAVSLELIHTATLVHDDVIDDADIRRGKPTIRKTYGNRVAMYAGDYILARALEEITLLQDPKIHRLLSKTIVEVCKGEIEQIKDKFDGSQGIRNYLRRIKRKTALLIATSCKLGAIASGLTEQEAHKLYRYGYNIGMSYQIIDDILDFTGSEKELGKPAGNDLLQGNLTLPVFLAMKDPVLETRIKQSLQADPITREARMKEVVENIKETDAISESYCLSDWFLAKALKQLEGFPDSRPKQTLLQIGKYIGKRRA; the protein is encoded by the coding sequence ATGAAATTAGCTAGAGCTTATGGATATTTAAAAAAAGACTTAAATGAAATCGAACAGACGATTAATGATGTGGTACAGGCAAAGCATCCTGTGCTACGCCAAGCTTCTACACAGTTACTGCAAGCAGGCGGGAAACGAATTCGCCCTGTATTTGTGTTATTGGCAGGTCAGATGGGCGAGTATGACTTGGAGCGTCTAAAAACCGTTGCTGTGTCATTGGAACTCATTCACACAGCAACATTAGTGCATGATGACGTGATTGATGATGCTGATATACGAAGAGGAAAGCCCACTATACGAAAAACCTACGGGAATCGAGTAGCCATGTACGCAGGTGATTATATATTGGCTCGGGCGTTAGAGGAAATTACCCTATTACAAGATCCGAAAATACACCGTTTATTATCTAAAACAATTGTAGAAGTGTGTAAAGGCGAAATCGAACAAATTAAGGATAAGTTTGATGGAAGTCAGGGGATTCGCAATTACTTGCGACGAATTAAACGTAAAACAGCTTTACTTATAGCAACAAGTTGTAAGTTAGGTGCTATTGCTTCTGGACTTACTGAACAAGAAGCGCATAAATTATATCGTTATGGATACAATATTGGCATGTCTTACCAAATCATTGATGACATTTTAGATTTTACAGGATCTGAAAAAGAATTAGGAAAGCCTGCAGGGAATGACTTATTACAAGGAAATCTAACCCTTCCTGTGTTTTTAGCAATGAAGGACCCTGTTCTTGAAACGAGGATTAAACAAAGCTTACAGGCTGATCCTATCACTCGTGAAGCACGCATGAAAGAGGTTGTGGAAAACATAAAAGAAACAGATGCAATCAGCGAATCGTATTGTTTAAGTGATTGGTTTTTGGCAAAAGCGCTAAAACAATTGGAAGGTTTTCCTGATAGTCGTCCAAAGCAAACATTATTACAGATTGGTAAATATATCGGCAAACGCCGAGCTTAA
- a CDS encoding HU family DNA-binding protein, translating to MNKTDLINAVAEKSELSKKDATKAVDAVFESVMDSLKKGEKVQLIGFGNFEVRERSARKGRNPQTGEEIEIPASKVPAFKPGKALKDSVK from the coding sequence ATGAATAAAACAGACCTAATTAATGCTGTAGCTGAAAAAAGCGAACTTTCTAAGAAAGATGCAACGAAAGCGGTTGATGCAGTATTCGAATCTGTCATGGATTCACTTAAAAAAGGTGAAAAAGTACAGTTAATCGGATTTGGTAACTTTGAAGTGCGTGAGCGCTCTGCTCGTAAAGGTCGTAATCCTCAAACAGGAGAAGAGATCGAAATCCCAGCAAGCAAAGTTCCTGCATTTAAACCAGGTAAAGCCCTAAAAGACAGTGTAAAATAA
- a CDS encoding stage VI sporulation protein F, translating to MSNFQKGLFDKIQQKANINPDDVYKVADSVKHADFSDEKTVRKLVRHLSKLANKPISKEKEDKIVQSIVKNDMPMDMNSLNKLFKK from the coding sequence GTGAGTAATTTTCAAAAAGGCCTTTTTGACAAAATTCAACAAAAGGCAAACATTAATCCAGATGATGTATATAAAGTGGCAGATTCTGTGAAGCATGCTGATTTTTCCGATGAGAAAACCGTACGTAAGCTGGTTCGTCACTTGAGCAAACTAGCAAATAAACCTATCTCCAAGGAGAAAGAAGATAAAATTGTTCAGTCAATTGTCAAAAATGATATGCCCATGGATATGAATTCGTTAAATAAGCTGTTCAAAAAATAA
- a CDS encoding heptaprenyl diphosphate synthase component 1 has product MNTSTEDIQYLKTEIETKIKHSYLEKYIDKPIIDEGKMRLLIEMINHSSLPESRKQRYILTTMLVQMALDTHDKVPSLTSEEEEEDVKLQKQLHVLAGDYYSGLYYLVLAEINDFEFIRLLASAIKEINEYKMTLYYNEIDSLKHYMHVRNVIDTRLIVQIASFFSVPSLGEIAEKWLYITKLTNDMDQIKASEIKLNPWIESITNGDALIKQLTELLHQVENEISRLPAIYHSFSHYLLTELASVRKTYLFSMGEEG; this is encoded by the coding sequence TTGAATACGTCAACAGAGGACATACAGTACCTAAAAACAGAAATAGAAACGAAAATAAAGCACTCCTATTTGGAAAAATATATTGACAAACCCATCATCGATGAAGGAAAGATGCGTTTATTAATTGAAATGATCAACCATAGTTCCTTACCTGAATCCCGTAAGCAAAGATATATCTTAACGACAATGCTTGTTCAAATGGCTTTGGACACACACGACAAAGTTCCGAGTTTGACATCTGAAGAAGAGGAAGAGGATGTCAAATTGCAAAAACAGTTACATGTACTTGCTGGTGACTATTATAGTGGACTCTATTATTTAGTGTTAGCTGAAATAAACGATTTTGAATTTATTCGGTTGCTTGCATCGGCTATCAAAGAAATTAATGAGTATAAAATGACACTCTATTATAATGAGATAGATTCCTTAAAGCACTACATGCATGTACGGAATGTTATCGATACACGTTTAATCGTTCAAATTGCCTCTTTTTTTAGTGTCCCAAGCTTGGGGGAAATTGCAGAAAAATGGTTATATATCACCAAGCTAACGAACGATATGGACCAAATTAAAGCAAGTGAAATAAAGTTAAATCCTTGGATAGAAAGTATTACAAATGGGGATGCATTGATCAAACAGCTTACAGAATTATTGCATCAGGTGGAAAATGAAATAAGCCGATTACCGGCGATTTATCACAGTTTTTCACATTACTTGTTAACGGAGCTCGCTTCTGTAAGAAAAACATATTTATTTAGTATGGGGGAAGAAGGTTAA
- a CDS encoding DUF2768 domain-containing protein, with product MSQSMLNMYISFAGMAFLLVAIGLILLARYKLTGWLAGIISFFAYIALILGSLIILYIVFSGPTG from the coding sequence GTGTCACAATCTATGCTGAACATGTATATATCATTTGCCGGTATGGCTTTTTTACTCGTTGCAATTGGCCTTATTTTGCTGGCAAGATATAAATTGACAGGCTGGTTAGCTGGAATTATTTCATTCTTCGCGTACATAGCTTTAATTTTGGGGAGTCTCATCATTCTCTATATTGTATTTAGTGGTCCAACAGGTTAG
- the aroB gene encoding 3-dehydroquinate synthase produces the protein METAEIKVQASTHAYSIVIGEGIRKQTKQYLTKDYSFVWIITDENVAPLYLSDVLEACSPLQVHHTVIPAGEQTKSTDYYYQLLTEAIEHNLDRSSLLIALGGGVIGDLAGFVAATYMRGIDYIQMPTTILAHDSSVGGKVAINHPLGKNLIGSFYAPQAVIYDVETLFTLNKKEIRSGYAELVKEALISDEAIFYSFLNTDFQALSKATVQEHIHIGIQIKAHVVETDEKEADMRKYLNLGHTLGHALEAQLGYGTLTHGEAVAIGLLFAIHVSESVYDNHLPFSELKQWLQNNNYPLELHSVDQQAILAKMKNDKKNKHQSIQMVLLEQIGKPIIKQITDEDMLYYLSSFERKLVGE, from the coding sequence ATGGAAACAGCAGAAATAAAAGTTCAAGCAAGTACACATGCATACTCCATTGTTATAGGAGAAGGAATTCGCAAGCAAACGAAGCAATATTTAACAAAAGATTACTCTTTCGTTTGGATTATCACAGATGAAAATGTAGCCCCATTGTATTTATCCGATGTTCTTGAAGCATGTTCCCCTTTACAGGTACATCACACGGTAATCCCTGCTGGTGAACAAACAAAGAGTACGGACTATTATTATCAACTGCTAACAGAGGCAATTGAACATAACCTTGATCGTAGCTCTTTGTTAATTGCTTTAGGCGGGGGAGTTATTGGTGATTTAGCGGGATTTGTAGCGGCCACTTATATGCGAGGAATTGATTATATTCAAATGCCGACAACGATATTAGCCCACGATAGCAGCGTCGGTGGTAAGGTCGCTATTAACCATCCGCTCGGGAAGAATTTAATTGGGAGCTTCTATGCACCACAGGCAGTCATTTATGATGTCGAAACGTTATTTACATTAAATAAAAAAGAAATCCGCTCTGGGTATGCAGAATTAGTGAAAGAAGCATTAATTTCAGATGAAGCTATCTTTTATTCATTTCTTAACACCGATTTTCAAGCTTTATCAAAAGCAACTGTGCAAGAGCATATTCATATAGGTATACAAATTAAAGCACATGTAGTAGAAACAGATGAAAAAGAAGCAGATATGCGAAAATATTTGAATCTAGGACATACACTAGGGCATGCTTTAGAAGCTCAGTTAGGATATGGAACGCTTACACACGGAGAAGCAGTTGCTATTGGCTTGTTATTTGCCATTCATGTGAGTGAATCAGTTTATGATAATCATTTACCATTTTCTGAATTAAAACAATGGCTGCAAAACAATAATTATCCGCTTGAACTTCATTCTGTGGATCAGCAAGCCATACTTGCTAAAATGAAAAATGATAAGAAGAACAAGCATCAAAGTATTCAAATGGTATTGCTGGAACAAATAGGCAAACCAATTATAAAACAAATTACAGATGAGGATATGCTTTATTATTTATCATCTTTTGAAAGAAAGCTGGTGGGCGAGTGA
- the spoIVA gene encoding stage IV sporulation protein A: MERVDIFNDISKRTNGDIYLGIVGAVRTGKSTFIKKFMEQVVLPNMDDESERARAHDELPQSAAGKTIMTTEPKFVPNQAVSVHVDEGLDVNIRLVDCVGYAVEGAKGFEDENGPRMIHTPWYEEPIPFHDAAEIGTRKVIQEHSTIGVIVTADGSFGEIARNDYVDAEARVVEELKEVGKPFIMVLNSQRPTSQETELLRQELVDKYDIPVLAMSIESMTEHDVTNVLREALYEFPVLEVNVNLPSWVMVLNEDHWLRRGYQEAIQDTVKNIKRLRDVDQIVGEFSAYEHIDQARLADMEMGEGIAEIDLHAPDHLYDEVLKEIVGEEIRGKDHLLQLMQDFAHAKREYDQVSGALQMVKQTGYGIAAPALEDMILDEPEIIRQGSRFGVRLKAVAPSIHMIKVEVESEFSPIIGTEKQSEELVRYLMQDFEEDPLSIWESDIFGRSLSSIVREGIQAKIALMPENARYKLKDTLERIINEGSGGLIAIIL; encoded by the coding sequence TTGGAAAGAGTGGATATTTTTAATGATATTTCAAAACGGACAAATGGAGATATTTACTTAGGTATCGTCGGAGCAGTTCGTACAGGAAAATCAACGTTTATTAAAAAATTCATGGAGCAAGTTGTATTACCAAATATGGACGACGAAAGTGAACGAGCACGGGCACATGATGAATTACCGCAAAGTGCTGCTGGCAAAACAATTATGACTACAGAGCCAAAATTTGTACCTAATCAAGCAGTTTCTGTTCATGTGGATGAAGGGCTAGATGTAAATATTCGTCTCGTGGATTGTGTAGGATATGCAGTTGAAGGTGCAAAAGGGTTTGAAGATGAAAATGGTCCGAGAATGATTCATACGCCGTGGTATGAAGAACCGATCCCTTTTCATGATGCAGCTGAAATTGGAACAAGGAAAGTAATTCAAGAACACTCTACGATTGGAGTCATTGTCACTGCAGATGGTTCGTTTGGAGAAATTGCCAGAAATGATTATGTGGACGCTGAAGCGAGAGTAGTTGAGGAATTAAAAGAAGTAGGAAAACCGTTTATTATGGTTCTTAATTCACAGCGTCCTACCAGCCAAGAAACAGAACTATTACGACAAGAACTAGTTGACAAATATGATATTCCAGTGTTGGCAATGAGCATTGAATCCATGACAGAGCATGATGTTACCAACGTTCTACGGGAAGCGCTGTACGAATTTCCAGTATTAGAAGTAAATGTGAATTTACCAAGCTGGGTGATGGTATTAAACGAAGATCACTGGCTAAGAAGAGGATATCAGGAAGCTATACAAGATACGGTGAAAAACATTAAACGTTTACGAGATGTGGATCAGATTGTTGGAGAATTTTCAGCTTATGAACATATTGACCAAGCGAGATTGGCAGACATGGAAATGGGAGAAGGGATAGCTGAAATTGATTTGCATGCCCCAGACCACTTATACGACGAAGTATTAAAAGAAATTGTAGGCGAAGAGATTAGAGGAAAAGACCATTTGCTACAGCTCATGCAAGATTTTGCACATGCTAAAAGAGAGTACGATCAAGTATCAGGTGCATTGCAAATGGTCAAGCAAACTGGTTACGGAATTGCTGCTCCCGCTTTGGAAGATATGATTTTGGATGAGCCTGAAATTATTCGCCAAGGGTCTCGGTTCGGGGTTCGTTTAAAAGCTGTCGCTCCATCGATTCACATGATCAAAGTGGAAGTTGAATCCGAGTTTTCTCCAATTATAGGAACGGAAAAGCAGAGTGAAGAGCTGGTTCGCTATTTAATGCAAGACTTTGAAGAAGATCCACTATCGATTTGGGAATCAGATATTTTCGGGCGTTCATTAAGCTCCATAGTTAGGGAAGGCATTCAAGCAAAAATTGCCCTGATGCCAGAAAATGCACGATACAAACTGAAAGATACACTGGAACGAATTATTAACGAAGGATCTGGTGGCTTAATAGCTATTATATTATAG
- the aroH gene encoding chorismate mutase, producing the protein MTRGIRGATTVVEDQADMIIENTRRLVEEMVTKNNVSPEDVSHVFISVTKDITAAFPAKGLRKLPGWTYVPVMCMTEIDVPNSLKRCIRVMMVVNTDKEQASMNHIFQNEAIHLRPDLACKEDSTL; encoded by the coding sequence GTGACAAGGGGGATACGAGGCGCAACAACGGTAGTTGAGGATCAAGCTGACATGATTATTGAGAATACTAGACGGTTAGTCGAAGAAATGGTGACTAAAAATAATGTATCACCAGAAGATGTTTCACATGTTTTTATATCTGTAACTAAGGATATTACGGCAGCCTTTCCTGCAAAAGGATTACGAAAGCTTCCTGGATGGACGTATGTTCCAGTTATGTGCATGACAGAAATAGATGTGCCTAATAGTTTAAAACGGTGCATCCGTGTGATGATGGTTGTAAATACAGACAAAGAGCAAGCAAGTATGAATCATATCTTTCAAAATGAAGCCATTCATTTACGTCCCGATTTAGCGTGTAAGGAGGATAGCACATTATGA
- a CDS encoding CheR family methyltransferase, which produces MDKDYTQFIAKVKTKLGIDLHLYKETQMKRRLTSLRNKRGYKDFASYYRALGQDKRLLNEFVDRLTINVSEFYRNPIRWEVLQTSVLPKLVEQSPFTIWSAACSTGEEPYSVAMMLAEHFPNASYRIIATDIDEAALDKAKQGIYQKQALKDLPEKFITKYFTDQQGLYYLSPSIKQRVTFRKHNLLADTYPNNIDLIICRNVLIYFTDEAKEEIYQRFSQALNKNGVLFVGSTEQIFHPEKYQLRLLDTFFYQKV; this is translated from the coding sequence TTGGATAAAGATTATACCCAGTTTATTGCTAAAGTTAAGACGAAACTAGGCATTGATTTACATTTGTATAAAGAAACGCAAATGAAACGAAGGCTAACATCACTACGAAATAAACGGGGCTATAAAGACTTTGCAAGCTATTATCGCGCATTGGGCCAAGATAAGAGGTTGCTAAACGAATTTGTTGATCGTTTAACAATTAATGTATCCGAGTTTTACCGTAATCCGATACGATGGGAAGTCTTACAAACCTCTGTTCTTCCAAAGTTGGTGGAGCAGTCACCGTTTACTATTTGGAGTGCGGCATGCTCGACAGGTGAAGAACCGTATAGTGTTGCAATGATGCTGGCAGAACATTTCCCAAACGCTTCCTATCGAATCATCGCTACAGATATCGATGAAGCTGCGTTAGACAAGGCAAAGCAAGGGATTTATCAGAAGCAAGCGCTAAAGGATTTACCAGAAAAATTCATTACGAAGTATTTTACTGATCAGCAAGGACTTTATTATTTATCCCCTAGTATTAAACAGCGAGTCACATTTCGTAAACATAATTTGCTTGCCGATACATATCCGAACAACATAGACTTAATTATATGCCGGAATGTCTTAATTTATTTTACAGATGAAGCAAAAGAAGAAATTTACCAGCGTTTTAGTCAAGCTTTGAATAAAAATGGTGTATTATTTGTCGGCAGCACGGAACAAATATTTCATCCGGAAAAATATCAATTACGTTTATTAGATACTTTCTTTTACCAGAAAGTTTGA
- the aroC gene encoding chorismate synthase: MRYLTAGESHGKQLTTIIEGVPSQMPLVKEDINQSLSRRQKGHGRGKRMQIEKDLVDITGGVRHGITLGSPISLVIHNDDFKHWEDIMGADPIDTDQKIRRVVTRPRPGHADLNGALKYGHRDIRNILERSSARETAARVAAGSVAKTMLKHLGIDVVGYVKEIAGIIAEDQAALSVQERQQLADDSPVRVLDKQVEGPMMQAIDDAKQVGDSIGGVCEVYVEGMPAGVGSYVHYDRKLDSRIAGSVISINAFKGVEFGIGFEAAKRNGSQVHDEIAWSEELGYYRMTNRLGGFEGGMTTGMPIVVKGVMKPIPTLMKRPLTSVDIDTKEPFKATVERSDACAVPAASVVMEHVVAFELAKALTEQFTNDQFPKLKEAIETYREEIRCF; encoded by the coding sequence GTGCGCTATTTAACAGCGGGGGAGTCACATGGAAAACAATTAACAACCATAATCGAAGGAGTTCCTTCCCAAATGCCATTAGTAAAAGAAGACATTAATCAGTCCCTGTCACGTAGACAAAAAGGACACGGCCGTGGGAAACGAATGCAAATAGAAAAAGACCTCGTTGACATTACAGGTGGGGTAAGACATGGAATTACGTTAGGTTCGCCAATCTCATTGGTCATACATAATGATGACTTCAAGCATTGGGAAGATATTATGGGAGCGGATCCGATTGATACAGACCAAAAGATTCGTAGAGTAGTAACACGACCAAGGCCAGGTCATGCTGATTTAAACGGGGCACTTAAATATGGACATCGCGATATTCGCAACATTTTGGAGCGTTCTTCAGCTCGTGAAACAGCAGCACGAGTAGCCGCTGGATCTGTGGCAAAAACGATGCTCAAGCATTTGGGAATTGACGTCGTCGGTTATGTGAAAGAAATTGCAGGTATTATTGCAGAGGATCAAGCAGCGCTTTCCGTTCAGGAGCGTCAGCAATTAGCAGATGACTCACCAGTTCGTGTCTTAGATAAACAAGTTGAGGGACCGATGATGCAAGCGATTGATGATGCCAAACAAGTAGGAGATTCCATTGGTGGTGTTTGTGAAGTTTATGTCGAAGGGATGCCAGCTGGTGTCGGATCTTACGTCCATTATGATCGTAAATTGGATAGCAGAATAGCCGGAAGTGTCATTAGCATTAATGCATTTAAAGGGGTAGAATTCGGGATTGGGTTCGAGGCAGCTAAACGAAACGGAAGTCAAGTGCATGATGAAATTGCTTGGAGCGAAGAGTTAGGTTATTATCGGATGACTAATCGCCTAGGTGGTTTTGAAGGTGGCATGACAACAGGAATGCCAATCGTCGTGAAAGGGGTCATGAAACCCATTCCAACATTAATGAAACGCCCACTTACGAGCGTGGATATCGATACAAAAGAACCGTTTAAAGCTACGGTGGAAAGATCCGATGCCTGTGCAGTACCAGCTGCTTCAGTTGTTATGGAGCATGTGGTGGCATTTGAATTGGCAAAGGCATTAACCGAGCAATTTACGAACGACCAATTTCCAAAGCTGAAAGAAGCCATTGAAACATATCGTGAAGAAATCAGGTGTTTTTAA
- the menG gene encoding demethylmenaquinone methyltransferase → MAQSSKEERVHHVFEKIYSKYDSMNSIISFQRHKAWRKDVMKRMNVQPGTNALDVCCGTGDWALVMAEQTGNTGKVTGLDFSENMLSIAKKKQQELKIEQVHFMQGNAMELPFADNSFDYVTIGFGLRNVADYMTVLKEMYRVVKPGGKAVCLETSQPTIPVYRQLYYFYFQYIMPLLGKIIAKSQQEYAWLNESAQDFPDKKRLKQMFIEAGFTNVQVKSYTGGVAAMHMGVKEPNNELSKY, encoded by the coding sequence ATGGCACAATCATCAAAAGAAGAACGTGTCCATCACGTGTTTGAAAAAATATATTCCAAATACGATTCCATGAATTCTATTATTTCATTCCAACGCCATAAAGCATGGAGAAAAGACGTTATGAAACGAATGAATGTACAGCCTGGAACAAACGCCTTAGATGTATGCTGTGGAACAGGAGACTGGGCATTGGTAATGGCAGAGCAAACTGGAAATACTGGAAAGGTTACCGGCCTTGATTTTAGTGAAAATATGCTTTCCATTGCGAAAAAAAAACAACAAGAGCTAAAAATAGAGCAAGTACATTTTATGCAAGGAAACGCGATGGAACTTCCTTTTGCAGATAATAGCTTTGACTATGTAACTATTGGCTTTGGTTTACGAAATGTAGCAGACTATATGACCGTACTAAAAGAAATGTATCGTGTCGTAAAGCCTGGGGGGAAGGCGGTTTGCCTGGAAACCTCACAGCCTACCATACCTGTTTATCGGCAATTATACTATTTTTACTTTCAATATATTATGCCTTTGCTCGGAAAAATAATCGCCAAAAGTCAACAGGAATACGCATGGTTAAATGAGTCTGCCCAAGATTTTCCTGATAAAAAACGACTCAAGCAGATGTTTATCGAGGCAGGGTTTACCAATGTTCAAGTGAAAAGTTATACTGGTGGCGTAGCAGCAATGCATATGGGCGTAAAAGAACCGAATAATGAATTAAGTAAATATTAA